A genomic window from Thunnus thynnus chromosome 12, fThuThy2.1, whole genome shotgun sequence includes:
- the LOC137194644 gene encoding histone H3, which produces MARTKQTARKSTGGKAPRKQLATKAARKSAPATGGVKKPHRYRPGTVALREIRRYQKSTELLIRKLPFQRLVREIAQDFKTDLRFQSSAVMALQEASEAYLVGLFEDTNLCAIHAKRVTIMPKDIQLARRIRGERA; this is translated from the coding sequence atggcAAGAACCAAGCAGACCGCCCGTAAATCTACCGGAGGCAAAGCCCCCAGAAAGCAGCTGGCCACCAAGGCTGCCCGTAAGAGCGCCCCGGCCACCGGCGGCGTCAAGAAGCCTCACCGTTACAGGCCCGGTACCGTGGCTCTCAGAGAGATCCGTCGCTACCAGAAATCCACCGAGCTGCTGATCCGCAAGCTGCCCTTTCAGCGCCTGGTCAGAGAAATCGCTCAGGATTTCAAGACCGACCTGCGCTTCCAGAGCTCCGCTGTCATGGCTCTGCAGGAGGCCAGCGAGGCTTACCTGGTCGGCCTGTTCGAGGACACCAACCTGTGCGCCATCCACGCCAAGAGGGTCACCATCATGCCCAAAGACATCCAGCTGGCCCGTCGTATCCGTGGAGAGAGAGCTTAA